The sequence TAGAGCGTTTAATAACTCAAAAGTTAGAACTGTGTTGGCATGAAAATCAGCACGAGGGTTTGTTACTGATAAACCCACAGAAGCCCGACCTGCACAATGAATACAAACTTGAGGAGAGGTTTCTTGAAGTAAAGTATTGAGGTTTCCATCTGGAAGTTGGAGACGGTGATAAGCTGTTAAATTAGATAATGGTGCATTTTCAGGTGGGGAATTATCTATGCCAAGAACTGACCAACCTTGCTCAAAAAAATGGCGGGCGACATAACGACCAATAAAGCCTGCTACACCCGTAATCAATACAGTTTTCATTAAAATACCTGAGATTATTATTTTATTGTGCAGCAATATCGCTTGTCTGTTTAACGAAACTGGCACACCTGTATTCTGCGTCCCAGAGGCTAATGGGACGTGTTGGGAGGTTTTCGCATACCAGTTTTAGTTATGCGTACGTTTTACTAACACTGCATCCATCAAGTCAAATAAGGCATCTTTTGCTTTCCCAAGGATAGTGTACACACCTGTGAGAAATTGTTTAAGCTTTTCTGATGTCATGGTCAAGCTGTGAAAATTTTTCCTTTTATCAGCATTGACCGATTTGCGGTTAGTTCAACATCGCTGACCGCTTTTTCTGTTCGCGCATTTTTCTGCTGTTCAGCTATGTCCTTTTTTTGACGATCTTTCTGCCAGTGTTATTTTTCCTGCAAACCCTATTTAGTCTAAACTCCAGTTCTTAAATGAACTTCTTTAATCTCCTTGCGAAGGATTTTATTTTCCATGCAGTGGCTATTATTTTCTTATTAAGTATCAATCTAACCCAAGGACTAGTTCTTTGGATTGAAGCAGCAAACCAAATATTGTGGTGTACATGATGCTCATAAAGAATTAAATTAAGAGAATCAATAAATCGATATTTAGGAGCTAAATCATAAAAAATATTCTCTGTCTGATCTTCCGCAAAAATATAAGAACCAAACACATCAGATTCATTTACATCCGGAAATTTAACGAATTCTTTCAAAACTTTTTCTGACGCGCTGAGTAAAGAGCCTGTGTCAACATCGCTAGATTTTAAACATATGGTTAACTGATTTACATAGGAGGCAATACTAGAGTGCACTACTTGCAATCCCCACTGCAAAGCTTTCGTATTCTCTTGAGAACGAAGTACAGGAGTAAAAACGCAATTCTGTTTTTCAAATCTGACTGTTCCGCCATGATCAGCCGCAACAAATAATTCTAACAACACTCTGTGACACAAACTATCTCGTTCTGAAGGAAAATCAACATCAGAGAAATAAGCAAATAAATTATCTTTTGGAAATGGCTTGAACCTTTTTGATAAACCAAAATAAAAACCCGATACTCCATCTGCTGGATAAATACCAGCTAAATTCAATAGCTGACTAAGAGAACGTTGTAATCTGCCATGCCAGCCAATATCAACAATCCCAAAAGGTATTGCATCTGCTAATCCTTCCTGCTGAAAATATCCAATGGCTTTTTTGCGATATGTTGCAGCTATCTCTATGATTAATTGAGTAACTTCCTGCTTTTCAAATATCTGTCTTAGCAATAACCTTTGCTGATTATCAAGGTTTTTATTCCAAAATTCTTTAGATAAACCTTTTTGGGCTAAAGTATCTTCTATTTGTTCAGGATTTAAGTTAACACGCTCACAAACAGAATGTACTGATAAAAATTGAGTTGGATCAAATATCCAATCAAGTTCAGTTTCACCAATTTCGGTAATTGCTGGGAAATGCCATGCTTGGCGAGAGCCATACAAATATCGGCACTCAATAGAGTAATTCCAATTCTCGCAAATAATGTTAGCTATCTTCAGTAAAATTTGCCCGTCCCTAGCAACGAAATATAGTCTCTGAATTCCTTTTGTTTGCGCTTCTGATAAGCACCAATGAACAAAACCAAACAGAACAGGAGCGATGACATTGGCTGAGGTATCCCAAATAACACGATTATGAAAATTAGTTTCTGGATTTTGGAGACGACAGAGGCGACTTGTACCTGCTAAAAGAGAACGAAACTTCAACGGCAGATCTTCAGAGCTTGCTAAAATTTGCTCGTAGCGATTAAGCTGAGTTTCATTAAAATGTTGAGCCTGAATGCCAAGCTTTTTAGGCATCTTTACATCTGAATAATTGTTATCGCCAAGATGTATTAACTGAGAAGCTTTAATTCCTTCTTTATTTAAACAAACTTCAAATAATTTTCCTGAGGCTTTATTAATATTAAACTCTGAGGAAACATATAGCGTATCTCCTTCTTGCCATATATTATGATGTTTGAGAAAACGCTGAATCACGTTTGATGGCAGATACATATCAGAAAGATAGATAACTCGCTGACCATCTTGGTGAAGATTTTGAATCTTTTGCTGAATTGCTCGAACAGGATAAAGACTAGCAAATTCTAATTCAACTTCCGCATTCATCGACTGTTCTATTTCAGTGTCAGACCAGCCTAAAGTCTGGGCAATTACTTCATAAATTTGTGCTAGAGTTACT is a genomic window of Fortiea contorta PCC 7126 containing:
- a CDS encoding HAD family hydrolase — translated: MNINSFDVFDTVLIRKWARPTDLFLELGSILLQAELIKISTQKWKNLRESAEREARSKSVSSEVTLAQIYEVIAQTLGWSDTEIEQSMNAEVELEFASLYPVRAIQQKIQNLHQDGQRVIYLSDMYLPSNVIQRFLKHHNIWQEGDTLYVSSEFNINKASGKLFEVCLNKEGIKASQLIHLGDNNYSDVKMPKKLGIQAQHFNETQLNRYEQILASSEDLPLKFRSLLAGTSRLCRLQNPETNFHNRVIWDTSANVIAPVLFGFVHWCLSEAQTKGIQRLYFVARDGQILLKIANIICENWNYSIECRYLYGSRQAWHFPAITEIGETELDWIFDPTQFLSVHSVCERVNLNPEQIEDTLAQKGLSKEFWNKNLDNQQRLLLRQIFEKQEVTQLIIEIAATYRKKAIGYFQQEGLADAIPFGIVDIGWHGRLQRSLSQLLNLAGIYPADGVSGFYFGLSKRFKPFPKDNLFAYFSDVDFPSERDSLCHRVLLELFVAADHGGTVRFEKQNCVFTPVLRSQENTKALQWGLQVVHSSIASYVNQLTICLKSSDVDTGSLLSASEKVLKEFVKFPDVNESDVFGSYIFAEDQTENIFYDLAPKYRFIDSLNLILYEHHVHHNIWFAASIQRTSPWVRLILNKKIIATAWKIKSFARRLKKFI